The following DNA comes from Desulfobaculum xiamenense.
CCAGCGGCCCGCATGGTGATGTGCATCATTGAAGCTCCACATGATGGCCCGTCGGAGCGGACCGGTATCGTAGAATGCAGAATACCCGCTGTAGTCAGGCATTTCAACCCGCCTGCCACGTTATTTCCATCACTTACGTTCGCCGCGTCTTGCGCCCCCCGCACAACTGGGGCATAACGATACAAGCCACCTTTCGCCTTACGCATGGGAATCCGACGCCGGAGCGACACGTGAAGACGCGAACAATCTCAAACGGCATCCGCCACCTTGAAGACCTCCACGAACAGGGTCTGATCGACGGTCGCGACTTCGTGCGCAGACTGCACGACATGCTCGACACCTTCGAGATGCAGATACCCACGGCCCACGGCGCGCAGCGCCAACTGCCGCCGGAGCTAGCGGACCTCGTGGCCCACGCGGCACCATCCCGCCAAAGCGATGAAGGGCCGCACTACGACGAAACGCCGCACCTGCATGGCACAAGCCCGCAAGAAGAGCATGGGGCGAAACGCCCCGCACATCCCGTCGACCAGATTCCCACCGGCGGCGAACGCCATCCGGACTTCGGCAGGGTGCTAGTGAAGGGCAAGACGCCATGGGATGGACATCCGAACACGCCCCCCATCGCCGCCCACGGCCAACCCCGCGCGCAAGCGCCAGCCGCCCGCGACGACGCCGCACTGCTCAAACGCGAGCATCTCGCCCGCCTCGCCTCGGCCACACTGCGCAAGACCCGACGCACCCGCAATCCGTCCACAGCCTTTGCGCTGTCGTTTCTGTGGGCGGGGCTTGGGCACGTCTACATCGGTGCCATCGGCACCGGCATGGGACTCATGCTCGTGACGGCAGGCTGCGTCGCTGGAATTCTCCTCGGCGAACTGCAAACCCTCTACATCCTCGCGCCGATGACACTGCTCTGCGCGGCCACGGCGCATCGCGGGGCCATCGCCCGCAATCGCAACATCGAGCACCGAACGCGCCCTTCGGCGCAGACACTCGCCGCCCGTCCGTCCCTCGACCTCGACCGGGCCATCCGCACCACACAGCAAATCCATCGCGAAACCCGCGGCTGATCCCCTGAGAGCAGGACAGAAGAAGGGCCTCCCACCATTGGCGGAAGGCCCATTTTTCTCACGTTCACGGACCGCAGCAGCGGTCCATGACAGCGCTCGCGCTAGGCGGCCACGGTCTGCTGACCGGACAGCACGGTGTCGTGCTCCGGGCACAGCCATGCAAGGCGGTGCGTCTCCGGATGGAAGCAGGCGCGCACGCCACGGCTACCACCGCAAATCTCGCAGACTTCGGGAGCGTAGTCCTTCGTGAACACGCCGCTGCGCTGTAAGGCCTTGACGAACTGCGACACGGCCTTGCCCCGGCCACCCTTGCGGATAGTCGCGAAGTCGCGCTTGTTCATGGTTCCAAGTTCGGAAACGCGGACCGAGCCGGTCCGCTGCCTGTTGATGACCACCTCGCGCCCCTGAAAGCGCATGGTGGCAGGCTCTTTCCAGCGGCAACAAATTCTGCCGCGTTCCCTATCATACAACAAAGTCATGATCCCAATCTCCAAAAACGTATCCGACGACCGACGTCCTCACCCGATGCATCAACAGTTGCCCGCACGAAAGCGGCGGACGCAACAGGCCCGGGAGAAGACAAAAAATTGCAAGCCCTGCGAAATGAATCACCATTTGCAGACCTTGCAGTCGCTGTCGGACCATGTGATTTCTTGAACTGACTGGACACTCAGCCAATCCCCCCTCTCTTGTCAAGCACAATGTGACGCACAGCCGACATTTCCCACCACTGGCGAAATTCCAAACGGTTGCCCACCACTCGCGGCGATGCGCGCCGTCGAATATCGGTCCCGCCTATGGACGAACGCCCAAGTCATAAGAACAAACTATTTGTTTCACACCTCGCGAAACGGATAAGAGGAGGCAGGCCATCGCGCCCGGAGTCCGCCATGCGTACCAACACGACACACCCGACGGGATTTGCCCGCGTCATTCTTTCCCCGCTGCTGTACAGGGCTGCGCGCTACACGCTCGCGGCCATCTTCGTCTATGCGGGCATCGGAAAACTGGCCGACCCGGCGGCCTTTGCGCAGGTCATAGCCGGATACGGGCTTCTGCCCGGGCCACTGGTGCCAATTGTCGCACTGCTCCTGCCCGCCCTTGAGGTCGCGGCGGGCGCGGGCCTTGTCTTCGACCTGCGCGGTAGCCTCGCCTCCATCGGTGGCATGAATCTCGTTTTCCTATTCGTGCTCGCCTACGGGATGCACCTCGGTCTGGACGTCGATTGCGGCTGCTACGGACCGGGAGACCCCGAAGGCGAGGCCTATCACGGGCTCAAGGAAGCCTTCATCCGCGACATGGGCCTCATGGCCCTTGTCATCCATGCGTACTGGTGGCGCAGGGTTCGGGGCGTGCGTCCCCTGTCCATCCCTGCCGCCATTCACATTCTTATCCATCCAAGGGAGAAAGCCTGATGCTGAAATTCAAGACCCTCGCCGTCGCGGGCATGATCGCCGCCCTCGTCCTCGGCCTGTCGGCCAACGCGTTCGCCTTCTTCGGCAGCGACAAGTTCGAAGCTGAAGTCGAAAAGGAACAGGGCGCGGTGAAACTGCTGCGCGAAGTCCAGCGCGGCGGCTACGACGTGATGACCACCACCGAACTCAAGGCGGCGCTCGAAGCCGACAAGAACATCCTCGTCATCGACACCATGCCCTACAAGGACAGCTACGCGAAGGGTCACGTGCCCGGCGCGGCCCAGTTCCTGTTCCCCATCGAGGACATGAACGAATGGAACGCCGAGGCCACCGACGGCAAGACCATGGCTGACTACGAGGCCCTGCTCGGCCCCGACAAGAACCGCACCATCGTGGTCTACTGCGGCTTCGTGAAGTGCACCCGCAGCCACAACGGCGCCGCGTGGGCCAAGAAGCTCGGCTACACCAACGTCTACCGCTACCCCGGTGGCATCTTCGCATGGAAGGGTGCTGGCTTCCCCGAAGAAAGCGTGAAGTAGCACACGCCTCATCTGATGACACAAAAGGCGCTCCCCTTTCGGGCGAGCGCCTTTTTTTCATTGCGAAATCGAAGCGAAAGGCCGTCTAGCCCACGCGGGCCACGGCTTCGCGCATGCCGTCCGGGAATTCGTACATGGCGTTGGACCGCAGCGCGGCAAGCCCCCATCCGGGCAGACGGCCCCGGCGCATGGCTGGCACGGAGTAGCGCGGATAATACAGCGCATGCTCAGTGCGCGCGAAGATGGGCTTCAGATTGGCAGCGGAGCACTGCCTGCCCCGTTGCGAATGGACCAAGAAATCATCCCGCCCCGGAACGCGACACCCGACGAACAGCACGAACGCCGCACGGAACCTGTCGAACACGAAGGAGACCTCGTCCGCGAACCGGCGTTCCGGCCCGCCCCCGGCGGCATTGAGGACCACCAGCACATCACGCGAAAAGAGATAGGGCTTCTCCTCCTCGACCCGGCACAGAAGTTCGCGGGGCGTGACATTGTGCAGATAGAGATTCTTGCAGTCCGCCGCACGGTTGAGCGCTGTGTGGTAGACGTCGCTATCGTGCTCGGACGCGATGCACTCGCAGGCCGAATGCCGCGCGGCAACCCGATGGGCGGCCGCAGGAGCCTCGTCCCCAATGACGAGAGCATACTCGCATCCATCCAGCACGCAGTCGACGATCCTTTCGAGCTGCGTATCACGGGAAAGATACGATTCGGCCATACGGCCATATCCAAACAGGCGAGCCAATCCTCCGAACATCGGGCACAATTCTCCATGGGTTTGCATCACGAATCGCGAGCGCTTCATTCCATTGAACATATTCGACACAGGCATTCAAGCCAAACATCAGCAAATATGTTGAACCCGAGGACTGCACGCAGGGCACTGCGCGCATCCTGTGGCTCAAAACGAAGAAACCCCCCGCTTGCTGTTTTCGTCAGCTCGCGGGGGGGCCTGAAGGATTATCGTCGTTTCCCAAATCCATGTCCTTGACACCGTTCTGAGGTTCGCTTGAAGGTTGCCAACCAACGAGCCGACCGAAAGATGTCGCTTCGGGCAAGGCGTCAATACGCTTCACGATCGTGTCGTTCGATGCCCCAAGCGTGGTGAACGTCTGCCATGCATGGTCACGATGCGCTCAAAAATCCTTTTCCATCACCTATACAATGTCCACTTTGCCACGCATTGTCAACAGACTTCGATGCCCGGCCGGAAAGTGCCTTGCCCAGCCCAGTCATTCCGGCTACATGATCCCCATGCACGCACCCTACGCCTTTCCGCCCGCCATCATCGAAAGCCATCCCCTCGTCCGCCGCCTGAGCGGCCAGATCATCTGGTGCATGTTCGAGGAATACGACGCAGCGCCCGAAGACATTCAGGCCTTTCTCGATCTCTACGACGCAGAGCGCGCCCGAGCGCTATCGGCCGTTTCGCGCATCGTCGCCCCCACAGCGGACGACAAC
Coding sequences within:
- a CDS encoding MauE/DoxX family redox-associated membrane protein — translated: MRTNTTHPTGFARVILSPLLYRAARYTLAAIFVYAGIGKLADPAAFAQVIAGYGLLPGPLVPIVALLLPALEVAAGAGLVFDLRGSLASIGGMNLVFLFVLAYGMHLGLDVDCGCYGPGDPEGEAYHGLKEAFIRDMGLMALVIHAYWWRRVRGVRPLSIPAAIHILIHPREKA
- a CDS encoding rhodanese-like domain-containing protein — encoded protein: MLKFKTLAVAGMIAALVLGLSANAFAFFGSDKFEAEVEKEQGAVKLLREVQRGGYDVMTTTELKAALEADKNILVIDTMPYKDSYAKGHVPGAAQFLFPIEDMNEWNAEATDGKTMADYEALLGPDKNRTIVVYCGFVKCTRSHNGAAWAKKLGYTNVYRYPGGIFAWKGAGFPEESVK